CTCGCCGTCGTGGACGGTGAAATCGACCGATTCGACCGCGTTGACCTGGCCCTCCTCGGTGAAGAATCGGGTCGTGAGGTCGCGAACGTCGAGCAGGGGCTCGGAGCTTTCACCGCCGGCCATCACGCACCACCTCCCTCGCCCTCGATCCCGGGATCGAGCGCGTCGCGGAGCCAGTCGCCGATCAGGTTGACGCCGATCACGGTCAGCACGATCGCGATGCCTGGCATCGTCGAGATCCACCACGCGGTGGCGAGGTAGTCACGGCCCTGCGCGATATCGAACCCCCACGAGAGGTTCGCGCCCGAGAACCCGAGATACGACAGCGAGCTTTCGAGGAGGATGATCGCCGCGATCTGGATGGTCGCGAGCACCAGAATCGGGGTGATACTGTTCGGCAGCACGTGTTTCCGGAGGATGAACCGATCGCTCGCGCCGACCGACCGCGCGGCCTTGACGTACTCGGCGTCGGTGATCGAGAGTGCCTCGCCCCGCGCGACGCGGGCGAACCACACCCAGTTGACCAGTGCGACCACGAGGATCACGGTGCCAGGCAGCGCGAACGAGTCGGGCATCCCGGGAGCGAATCCGAGCGCGACGATCGGATCGGGCACTCTGACTGTCGCGCCGCCGAACAGCCCCACGAGCGCGACCGCGAGCACGAGCGACGGGAACGCGAGCATCACGTCTGCGCCCCGCATCAGCGCGTCGTCGACTTTTCCCCCATAATAGCCCGCCGATAACCCGACTGTGACGCCGAGGACGGTGGCGATCGCAGTACCAAGAACGCCGACGAGCAGTGAGGTCCGTGCGCCGTAGAGCACCCGCGAGAGCATGTCGCGGCCGAGCGAGTCAGTACCAAGAGGGTGGGCAGCGCTCGCGCTGATGTTCGTGGTTTCGTTCACGATCTGGATCTCGCCGTCGACCATCTGTGAGGAGGTCTCATTGGTCTGTGTGCTGAATCCAAGGGGTGGGAGCGACGAGTTGTTGAGGTCCTGATCGAAGGGGTTCTGCGGGGCGAGTACGGGCGCGAGCACCGCCACCAGCACGACCGCGACCACGAGCACGATCCCGACTTTCGCCAGGGCGTTGCCGCGGAGTTCGCGCTGGAGGTTCCGGAGGGTGCGTGGTTGGATCATTCGTTCGCCACCTGCGGGTTGAGCGAGGCGTACAGCGCGTCAACGAGGAGATTGACGATCACGAATCCAGCCCCGATCACGATCAGCGAGCCCTGGATCATCGGCCAGTCACGCGCGTTGATCGCGTTGATTACTAAGGTACCGAGCCCGGGCCACGCGAACACCGCCTCGGTGATGACCGCGCCGCCGATCAGCGTTCCCAGCTGCAGGCCCACCACCGTGATGACGGGGATCAGCGTGTTCCGGAGGGCGTGTTTGTACCGCACGAGCGTCTCGGGCAACCCTTTCGCACGCGAGGCCCGGATGTAGGTCTTGCCGAGCTCGTCGAGCATCCCGCTTCTGGTGAGGCGGGTGATGAGCGCGGTAAAATAGGTGCCGAGCGTGATTGCCGGCAGCGTGATGTGGGCGAGCCATGTCACGAGGCCGTCGAAACTTCCTTCGGAGAACAGCATCTCTATTGCGGGAAGAAAGCCGACGACCCGCCGACTCGTCGGGAACAGGCCGAACTGGACGGCGAGCACGAGCACCAGCATGATGCCGAGCCAGAAGTTGGGCGTGCTGATCCCCACCAACGAGAACGTGGTCGCGCCGTAGTCGGCAGGCTGGTGGCGATGGGTCGCGCTGATCACGCCGAGTGGGATCGACAGCACGACGGCGACGATGCTCGACGCGATCGCGAGCTCGAGCGTCGCGGGCAGCCGGTTGAAGATGCGGGTGCTCGCTGCGGTGCCCGAGATGTACGAGTAGCCCATGTCGCCCTGGAGGAGGTTGAGGAGGTAATCGATGTACTGGACGTATATCGGACGGTTCAGACCGAGTTCGACGGCGATCTGCTCGCGGAGCGCCTGGCTCGCGTCGAGCGGCGCGACGAACGTGATCGGGTTGCCCGGCGTGACGAAACGCAGGAGGAAGACAACGGTCACGACCCCCCAGATCACGAACACGCCCTGGAGCGTTCGCTTGAGGAGGAATCGACCGGTCGGCATCAGTGTCGCCCTCCCGCCGTCGACACCGTCCGTTCGCCGACCGCGTACCGGGGTCGTTGGCGAGGTGACTCCATTCGGGTTGTCAGTTCGTCTCGCTCATCGCGTAGGCGTTGATGCGCTCGTCGCGGCGCGCGCTCCACTCTACCCGATTGTTCACGCCGTAGACGCTGTACTGGCGATTCAGGAAGATCCACGGGGCTTGCTCGCGACAGAGCGCGTTCGCCTCTTTGAGGAGCGACGCACGCCGCTCCTCGTCGCTCGTGGACTGGGCCTCCGAAATGAGCGAGTCGAGCTCGTCGTTGCTGTAGGAGGTGAGTGCACCGTCGCTCGTCAACAGCGGAATGATCGTCTGGCTCGCGTCGAACGTGGCGTTGCCCCACCCGATCAGGTAGAAGTCCGGGCCGGTCGTGATGTCGCCGTCGGTGAGTTCGCCCGCGAGCGTGCTGAACTCGCGCTGGCTGATCCCACACGAGACGTTCGAGAGCGAGTCGATCTGGCTCACGACCGCCTGGGCGATCTCGACGTCCTTGAGGTAGCGTCCGACTGGCGTGTGGAGCGTGATCTCCGCGCCCGCAAAACCACTCTCCTCGACCAGCGACTCGGCTCGATCCTGATCTTGTGGATAGGGCTCGACGTTGCCGTTGTACCCGACGAACCCCTCCAGGGTCGGCTGCCCCGTCGGATCGGCGAACCCCGAAAGCACGTTCTCGATGATCCCCTGGAGGTTCACCGCGTAGTTCATCGCCTGGCGGAACTGGGGGCTCGAAAACGGCTCGACGTCGTAGCGCATCGCGTTGTAGATGACACGCGTGCTCGGGACCGCGCTCAGTCCCGCGCTGTTGCTGGAACGAACCCGCTGGGCGTCTTGGGGCGGGACGTTGACTGCCACATCGGTCTCGCCCTCCAGCAGCTGGTTGACACGGGTACTCGACTCCTCAGCGGCGTTGAACGTGAGCTGTGAGATGTCGGCCGGCTCGCGCCAGTAGTCCTCGTAGCGCGAGAGCACCACGCGGACGCCCTGTTCGTAGGCATCGAGCTGAAACGGCCCGGTGCCGTTCATGTTCTGGGCGATCTCCTCCTGGGAGCGTTCCTCGACCCACGACTGCTGCATGATGTCGCCATAGGTCGCAAACGACGCGAAGACGATCGGGTTGAACCCGTCCGACATCACGTCGACCGCGCGCTCGCCGTCGACGACTTCCGCGCCGGTCACGCCAGCGAGCTGGT
Above is a window of Halococcus salifodinae DSM 8989 DNA encoding:
- a CDS encoding ABC transporter permease, which gives rise to MIQPRTLRNLQRELRGNALAKVGIVLVVAVVLVAVLAPVLAPQNPFDQDLNNSSLPPLGFSTQTNETSSQMVDGEIQIVNETTNISASAAHPLGTDSLGRDMLSRVLYGARTSLLVGVLGTAIATVLGVTVGLSAGYYGGKVDDALMRGADVMLAFPSLVLAVALVGLFGGATVRVPDPIVALGFAPGMPDSFALPGTVILVVALVNWVWFARVARGEALSITDAEYVKAARSVGASDRFILRKHVLPNSITPILVLATIQIAAIILLESSLSYLGFSGANLSWGFDIAQGRDYLATAWWISTMPGIAIVLTVIGVNLIGDWLRDALDPGIEGEGGGA
- a CDS encoding ABC transporter permease, whose protein sequence is MPTGRFLLKRTLQGVFVIWGVVTVVFLLRFVTPGNPITFVAPLDASQALREQIAVELGLNRPIYVQYIDYLLNLLQGDMGYSYISGTAASTRIFNRLPATLELAIASSIVAVVLSIPLGVISATHRHQPADYGATTFSLVGISTPNFWLGIMLVLVLAVQFGLFPTSRRVVGFLPAIEMLFSEGSFDGLVTWLAHITLPAITLGTYFTALITRLTRSGMLDELGKTYIRASRAKGLPETLVRYKHALRNTLIPVITVVGLQLGTLIGGAVITEAVFAWPGLGTLVINAINARDWPMIQGSLIVIGAGFVIVNLLVDALYASLNPQVANE
- a CDS encoding ABC transporter substrate-binding protein, with amino-acid sequence MVDTDDRSTSRRRFLALAGSAAATTALAGCSGGGGNGGNNGSGGGGNASGGADTAESTPSGGAEDGNGTAAGNESGGGNESGGGSGTGEFAVTITQGQPPSTLDPQNHRETPTDNVVLHAYEGVLARDAEGKVIQKLATDYERVEEGRVRFTLQEGVTFHNGDDLTPEDVAFSVNRIVKEDVGFASPQADQLAGVTGAEVVDGERAVDVMSDGFNPIVFASFATYGDIMQQSWVEERSQEEIAQNMNGTGPFQLDAYEQGVRVVLSRYEDYWREPADISQLTFNAAEESSTRVNQLLEGETDVAVNVPPQDAQRVRSSNSAGLSAVPSTRVIYNAMRYDVEPFSSPQFRQAMNYAVNLQGIIENVLSGFADPTGQPTLEGFVGYNGNVEPYPQDQDRAESLVEESGFAGAEITLHTPVGRYLKDVEIAQAVVSQIDSLSNVSCGISQREFSTLAGELTDGDITTGPDFYLIGWGNATFDASQTIIPLLTSDGALTSYSNDELDSLISEAQSTSDEERRASLLKEANALCREQAPWIFLNRQYSVYGVNNRVEWSARRDERINAYAMSETN